The Halanaerobiales bacterium genome has a window encoding:
- a CDS encoding D-serine ammonia-lyase: MISGISVEEWKEKHPILKDVINKKEVFWINSEKKEIDKVKDKLTLSIKDIRKAEKRLKRFAPFIAEKFPETANENGIIESNLKNINEFKNILEYNYGLKINGELFLKCDHQLPIAGSIKARGGIYEVLKHAEDLAIEEGMLSLEDDYSILANDKFRKFFNKYSLAVGSTGNLGLSIGITGAALGFQTTVHMSRDAKEWKKNLLREHGVQIREYKSDFSKAVKEGRKESAQNPHSYFVDDENSKDLFLGYAVAALRLKKQLENKKIKVNDNNQLYVYLPCGVGGSPGGICFGLKLVFGDNVHCFFAEPTHSPAMLLGMITGEHDKISVQDFGIDNITAADGLAVGTPSAFVGKMMENLLSGIYTIEDDVLFILLAELKDEIGFDLEPSALAGFPGVARLHKDNEAFNYLYENNLNTSNENSTHIVWSTGGSMVPKNIQDKYYQKGKKLINK; this comes from the coding sequence ATGATATCAGGAATAAGTGTAGAAGAATGGAAAGAAAAACATCCTATTTTAAAAGATGTTATTAATAAAAAAGAAGTTTTTTGGATTAATTCTGAAAAAAAAGAAATTGATAAAGTAAAAGATAAGTTAACTCTTAGTATAAAAGATATCAGAAAAGCAGAGAAAAGACTTAAAAGATTTGCACCTTTTATAGCTGAAAAATTTCCTGAAACAGCTAATGAAAATGGTATTATTGAATCTAATTTAAAAAACATAAATGAATTCAAGAATATTTTGGAATATAATTATGGTCTTAAAATTAATGGAGAGCTTTTTTTAAAATGCGACCATCAGTTACCTATTGCAGGTTCAATAAAAGCAAGAGGAGGTATTTATGAAGTTTTAAAGCATGCTGAAGATCTAGCAATTGAGGAAGGAATGTTATCTTTAGAAGATGATTACAGCATTTTAGCTAATGATAAATTCAGAAAATTTTTCAATAAATATTCTTTAGCAGTTGGTTCTACAGGTAATCTTGGTTTAAGTATTGGAATTACAGGGGCAGCACTGGGATTTCAAACTACTGTACATATGTCACGAGATGCTAAAGAATGGAAAAAAAATTTACTGAGAGAGCATGGGGTTCAAATAAGAGAATATAAGTCTGATTTTAGTAAAGCGGTAAAAGAAGGAAGAAAAGAATCTGCTCAAAATCCCCATTCTTATTTTGTAGATGATGAAAATTCTAAAGATTTATTTTTAGGATATGCAGTGGCTGCTCTTCGTTTAAAAAAACAACTTGAAAATAAAAAAATAAAAGTTAATGATAATAACCAGCTTTATGTTTATCTACCGTGTGGTGTGGGAGGTAGTCCAGGAGGAATTTGTTTTGGATTAAAATTAGTTTTTGGTGATAATGTTCATTGCTTTTTTGCGGAACCAACACACTCACCTGCAATGTTGTTGGGAATGATTACTGGGGAACATGATAAAATTTCTGTTCAGGATTTTGGTATTGATAATATTACTGCTGCTGATGGTTTAGCTGTTGGGACTCCTTCTGCTTTTGTTGGAAAGATGATGGAAAATTTACTTTCTGGAATATATACCATTGAAGATGATGTTTTATTTATTTTGCTGGCTGAATTAAAAGATGAGATAGGGTTTGATTTGGAACCATCTGCTCTGGCTGGTTTTCCAGGAGTTGCCAGACTTCATAAAGATAATGAGGCGTTTAACTATCTTTATGAAAATAATCTTAACACTTCGAATGAAAATTCAACGCATATTGTTTGGTCGACTGGGGGGAGTATGGTTCCTAAAAATATTCAGGATAAATACTACCAAAAAGGCAAAAAATTAATAAACAAATAA
- the udk gene encoding uridine kinase, whose translation MMMVGIAGGTGSGKTTLANTLIDTLEEENTIFIPHDNYYKDRSHLPFSERKNVNYDHPEAFETNLLVSHLKKLQAGNTINMPQYDYSTHTRKDKTIKISPKPVIIVEGILVLADEKLRNLFDIKLFVDTDSDIRILRRLKRDINDRNRTFQSVYDQYLTTVKPMHEAFVEPSKSHADIIIPEGGMNDVANNLLLTKLESYIAERTVNK comes from the coding sequence ATGATGATGGTAGGAATAGCTGGAGGTACAGGTTCAGGCAAAACAACTCTAGCTAACACTTTGATTGATACTTTAGAAGAAGAAAATACAATCTTTATTCCACATGACAATTATTATAAAGATAGATCACATCTTCCTTTTTCAGAAAGAAAAAATGTTAATTATGATCATCCAGAGGCTTTTGAAACTAATTTGTTAGTTTCACATCTAAAAAAACTTCAGGCAGGTAATACAATTAATATGCCTCAATATGACTATTCAACACATACCAGAAAAGATAAAACAATTAAAATAAGTCCTAAACCAGTTATTATAGTAGAAGGTATCCTGGTATTAGCAGATGAAAAACTAAGAAATTTATTTGATATTAAGTTATTTGTTGATACAGATTCTGATATTAGAATTTTAAGAAGGTTAAAAAGAGATATAAATGATCGAAATAGAACTTTCCAATCTGTTTATGATCAATACTTAACCACTGTTAAACCAATGCATGAAGCTTTTGTTGAACCTTCAAAAAGCCATGCTGATATTATTATCCCAGAAGGTGGAATGAATGATGTAGCAAACAATCTTCTTTTAACAAAATTAGAATCATATATAGCTGAAAGAACAGTTAATAAATAA
- a CDS encoding heavy metal translocating P-type ATPase, translating into MNNVDMKKKTKKEEELEIEGLNCTNCANKIEKEINELAYIDKAELNFARSTIKIKSEKGKEKLNEIQKIADRIEPGVKIKNNKTETEKNKKRGSIFTQNNKLIMGSILFFIAIMIDKVNFFTINISPIFSLGFYIMSYLLVGERVLKTAYNNIKQGSVFDENFLMVIATFGAFAINEYPEAVAVMLFYMIGEIFQDKAVKRSRRSIKKLMDIQPDFAWLKTKNRIKKMKPENINIGDIIVVKAGEKVPLDGIIKKGKSRLDTSALTGESEPRKIKKGEKILSGMINKEGLLEIEVTDSYKDSTVSRILDLVEDASSKKAKTEKFITKFAKYYTPAVVYTALAVAVIPPLVISGANFSEWFYRALIFLVISCPCALVVSIPLGFFGGIGRASREGVLVKGGNYLEALNNVKKIVFDKTGTLTEGKFQVNKIKARKEYTRDEILKLAALVENNSTHPLAISIVNYYEENYDKLDNNIKLKNYKEISGRGVIAEVNDKNIILGNKRLFNENDIKIIKEDEMISEQGTIVYIAINGKYKGYFLISDKEKSDSRKTIKRLKEMGKNVIMLTGDRDESANKVANKLGIDKYFSELLPDQKVEKVEELISAKDNNERLIFVGDGINDAPVLARADIGIAMGGLGSDAAIEAADIVLMDDKPSALLTAFSIARKTRRIVWQNIIMALGIKFIVLGLGVAGMATMWEAVFADVGVALLAVLNSMRILRLKN; encoded by the coding sequence ATGAATAATGTAGATATGAAAAAGAAAACAAAAAAAGAAGAAGAGTTAGAAATTGAGGGATTAAACTGTACAAATTGTGCTAATAAAATAGAAAAAGAAATCAATGAACTTGCTTATATAGATAAGGCAGAATTGAATTTTGCTAGAAGTACAATAAAAATAAAAAGCGAAAAAGGGAAAGAAAAATTAAATGAAATTCAAAAAATAGCAGATAGAATAGAACCAGGAGTAAAAATCAAAAATAATAAGACAGAAACTGAAAAGAATAAAAAAAGAGGTAGTATATTTACTCAAAATAATAAACTGATTATGGGCAGTATTTTATTTTTCATTGCAATTATGATAGATAAAGTAAATTTTTTTACAATTAATATATCTCCAATATTTTCTTTGGGATTCTATATTATGAGTTATTTATTAGTGGGAGAAAGAGTTCTAAAAACAGCATATAACAATATTAAACAGGGCAGTGTTTTTGATGAAAATTTTTTAATGGTAATAGCTACATTTGGTGCTTTTGCAATAAATGAATATCCAGAAGCAGTTGCTGTTATGTTATTTTATATGATAGGAGAAATATTTCAGGATAAAGCAGTTAAACGCTCACGTAGATCTATTAAAAAATTAATGGATATTCAACCAGATTTTGCCTGGTTAAAAACTAAAAATAGAATTAAAAAAATGAAACCGGAGAATATAAACATTGGAGATATAATTGTAGTTAAAGCAGGGGAAAAAGTTCCTCTAGATGGAATTATAAAAAAAGGGAAATCAAGGCTAGATACTTCTGCTCTGACAGGAGAATCAGAACCTAGAAAAATAAAAAAAGGTGAAAAAATTTTATCCGGTATGATAAATAAAGAAGGTCTTTTAGAAATTGAAGTAACAGATTCGTATAAAGATTCTACAGTTTCTAGAATTTTAGATCTTGTGGAAGATGCCAGTTCTAAAAAAGCAAAAACTGAAAAATTTATAACTAAATTTGCTAAATATTATACACCAGCAGTAGTATATACTGCATTGGCAGTAGCTGTAATTCCCCCTTTAGTTATTTCTGGGGCAAATTTTTCAGAATGGTTTTATAGAGCTCTTATATTTTTGGTTATTTCCTGTCCCTGTGCTTTGGTAGTTTCTATACCTCTTGGGTTTTTTGGAGGAATTGGTCGTGCTTCAAGAGAAGGTGTTTTGGTAAAAGGAGGAAATTATCTTGAAGCTTTAAATAATGTTAAAAAAATTGTGTTTGATAAAACAGGTACCTTAACCGAAGGTAAGTTTCAAGTAAATAAAATAAAAGCTAGAAAAGAATATACCAGAGATGAAATCCTTAAATTGGCTGCTTTAGTTGAAAATAACTCCACCCATCCATTAGCTATCTCTATTGTTAATTATTATGAAGAGAATTATGATAAATTAGACAATAATATTAAGCTAAAAAATTATAAGGAGATATCTGGAAGGGGAGTAATTGCTGAGGTTAATGATAAAAATATAATACTGGGGAATAAAAGATTATTTAATGAAAATGATATTAAAATAATCAAAGAGGATGAAATGATTAGTGAACAAGGAACAATAGTCTATATTGCTATAAATGGAAAATATAAAGGCTACTTTTTAATTTCTGATAAAGAAAAGTCTGATTCCAGAAAAACAATAAAAAGATTAAAGGAAATGGGAAAAAATGTTATAATGTTAACAGGTGATCGAGATGAATCAGCCAATAAAGTAGCAAATAAATTAGGTATTGATAAATATTTTTCAGAATTATTGCCTGATCAAAAAGTTGAAAAAGTAGAAGAATTAATATCGGCAAAAGATAATAATGAACGTTTGATTTTTGTAGGTGATGGTATAAATGATGCACCTGTTTTGGCCAGGGCGGACATTGGTATAGCTATGGGTGGTTTAGGCTCAGATGCAGCTATCGAAGCAGCCGATATTGTACTCATGGATGATAAACCGTCTGCACTTTTAACTGCTTTTAGTATTGCCCGTAAAACTAGAAGAATTGTCTGGCAAAATATTATTATGGCTTTAGGAATTAAATTTATAGTATTAGGTTTAGGAGTAGCTGGAATGGCTACAATGTGGGAAGCTGTTTTTGCTGATGTAGGTGTAGCTTTACTTGCAGTTTTAAATTCAATGCGAATCCTGAGATTAAAAA